Proteins co-encoded in one Schaalia radingae genomic window:
- a CDS encoding DUF3000 domain-containing protein — protein MGEEQLPEAFVTALLSLRDAPINPHVEIEEVPGPSKLAPWTAALAMRTVHRAHDQSLGSGRFVILFDPDTQAGWNGQFRLVAQLRAQIDPEMGNDPMIGEGLWNWAHDCLEDAGAGYHDMTGTVTREVSESFGGLTLRGSTLYVELRASWTPSTPYLGEHLVAWNSLLCHVAGVESDQFLHEVLNTDAR, from the coding sequence GTGGGTGAGGAACAACTTCCTGAGGCGTTTGTCACAGCTTTATTGTCGCTTCGTGACGCACCGATCAATCCTCATGTGGAGATTGAAGAGGTGCCCGGTCCAAGCAAGCTGGCTCCGTGGACCGCTGCGCTTGCCATGCGAACCGTGCACCGCGCGCACGATCAATCCTTGGGATCAGGCCGATTCGTCATCCTGTTCGACCCGGACACGCAAGCAGGCTGGAACGGACAGTTCCGCCTTGTCGCTCAGCTTCGCGCCCAGATCGACCCCGAAATGGGCAACGACCCTATGATCGGTGAAGGCCTGTGGAACTGGGCGCACGACTGCCTCGAAGATGCGGGCGCTGGGTATCATGACATGACCGGCACCGTGACGCGGGAAGTTTCCGAATCTTTCGGGGGTCTCACGTTGCGCGGATCCACCTTGTACGTCGAACTGCGGGCCTCGTGGACTCCGTCGACTCCATATCTGGGCGAACACCTTGTAGCCTGGAATTCCCTGTTGTGCCACGTTGCCGGCGTTGAGTCAGATCAGTTTCTACATGAGGTTTTGAATACGGATGCTCGTTGA
- a CDS encoding alpha/beta hydrolase family protein, with protein sequence MSPSVKSYGQWESPITGESFTARFVTLSQVRIDGADTYWVEGHPTDNGRNVLLRRNGMGQTMELLPMIDGVRLPDVRTRVHGYGGRAYAVHENILVFSDGFDDRVYLFDMSAPTVGLTALTPMEKKRYGDFEIDEVRSLVYAVCEDHTGQGEPVNTMVAIPLDGSAARDPKPIRTVFSGTDFCSAPTLSPDGSKLAWLSWNHPHMPWTQSVLHVGALTFEGDIDTHVTLVDREGVCVYEPRWTLRGDLIHVDDSSGWANLYRTEGFEWHEDEDAHAWTDRLRTRVLHPGQRAFSHPHWELGLHSYDNLDHEHLICSWSQDHTWHVGSVRLDNGLLEEWETGWWPIGNVASDEGRVVFLADSPTHAPAIVEITDSHAHVLRPSSEAEIAEEMISTAQTVRWTTSDGNEADGFYYAPVNPDFTAPDGELPPLIVSAHGGPTSSARPGLSIARQFWTTRGFAFLDVNYRGSTGSGREYREALNGQWGIIDVMDCADGARYLIDQGLVDPARVAIRGHSAGGFTALSALATTDVFTAGTSSSGVSDLHRMAQETHKFESHYFYTLLGSDNLDDPVWTERSPICHVQDIHAPLLLLQGTEDTIVLPSQSRSIYDALRELDRPVALVEFDGEGHSLRTAASIAKAWASELGFYATVWGFHADGAAEISVTTL encoded by the coding sequence ATGTCCCCCTCAGTGAAGTCGTACGGCCAGTGGGAATCCCCGATCACGGGCGAGTCATTCACGGCTCGATTCGTGACGCTTTCTCAAGTACGCATCGATGGCGCCGACACGTATTGGGTAGAAGGCCATCCTACAGATAATGGGCGCAACGTTCTATTACGACGTAACGGCATGGGTCAGACGATGGAGCTCCTGCCCATGATTGACGGTGTGCGCCTACCCGATGTGCGCACCCGTGTCCACGGCTACGGTGGCCGCGCCTACGCCGTCCACGAGAACATCCTCGTTTTCTCCGACGGCTTTGATGACCGTGTCTACCTGTTCGACATGTCCGCACCCACCGTCGGCCTGACGGCACTGACCCCGATGGAAAAGAAGCGCTACGGCGACTTTGAGATTGACGAGGTTCGCTCCCTGGTCTACGCCGTATGTGAGGACCACACGGGACAGGGTGAACCGGTCAACACGATGGTGGCGATCCCTCTGGACGGCTCCGCGGCGCGCGATCCGAAGCCTATTCGCACCGTCTTTTCCGGCACCGACTTCTGCTCGGCACCCACGCTCTCCCCGGATGGGTCGAAGCTGGCGTGGCTGTCATGGAACCACCCGCACATGCCGTGGACTCAGTCCGTCCTGCACGTTGGCGCCCTCACGTTCGAGGGTGACATCGATACCCACGTCACGCTGGTGGACCGAGAAGGTGTCTGCGTCTATGAGCCTCGCTGGACTCTGCGCGGCGACCTGATCCACGTGGATGATTCCTCAGGATGGGCAAACCTGTACCGCACTGAAGGCTTCGAATGGCACGAGGACGAGGATGCCCACGCGTGGACGGATCGCCTGCGTACACGCGTCCTGCATCCCGGTCAGCGCGCGTTCTCACACCCCCACTGGGAACTGGGCCTGCACTCGTACGACAACCTGGATCATGAGCACCTGATCTGCTCCTGGTCGCAGGATCACACGTGGCACGTCGGCAGCGTGCGACTGGACAATGGCCTGCTGGAAGAATGGGAAACCGGATGGTGGCCCATCGGTAACGTCGCTTCCGACGAGGGGCGCGTCGTTTTCCTGGCCGACTCCCCTACGCACGCGCCAGCCATCGTCGAGATCACCGATTCGCACGCGCACGTGCTGCGCCCGTCCTCGGAAGCTGAGATCGCTGAGGAGATGATTTCAACTGCACAGACCGTGCGCTGGACGACCAGCGACGGCAATGAGGCAGACGGCTTCTACTACGCGCCGGTCAATCCCGACTTCACCGCACCTGACGGCGAACTTCCGCCACTGATCGTGTCCGCTCATGGCGGGCCGACCTCGTCAGCTCGCCCCGGCCTGTCCATTGCCCGACAGTTCTGGACGACTCGCGGCTTCGCATTCCTGGACGTGAATTATCGCGGATCCACCGGATCAGGACGCGAATACCGTGAGGCGCTCAACGGCCAGTGGGGCATCATCGATGTCATGGACTGTGCTGACGGGGCGCGCTACCTGATTGATCAGGGCCTCGTTGATCCCGCACGAGTCGCGATTCGCGGCCATTCCGCCGGCGGTTTCACCGCCCTGTCAGCTCTGGCGACAACCGACGTGTTTACGGCTGGGACATCCTCCTCAGGTGTGTCTGACCTGCATCGCATGGCGCAGGAAACCCACAAATTTGAGTCCCACTACTTCTACACGCTTCTGGGCTCGGACAACTTGGACGATCCCGTGTGGACGGAGCGCTCTCCGATTTGCCACGTCCAGGACATTCACGCACCACTCCTGCTTTTGCAGGGCACAGAGGACACGATCGTGCTGCCTTCACAGTCACGCAGCATTTACGATGCGCTTCGCGAACTGGATCGACCGGTCGCCCTCGTCGAATTCGATGGCGAAGGGCACTCGCTGCGTACTGCTGCCAGCATTGCGAAGGCCTGGGCGAGTGAGCTGGGTTTCTACGCGACAGTGTGGGGTTTTCACGCTGATGGTGCGGCTGAGATCAGCGTCACCACTCTATGA
- a CDS encoding chloride channel protein, producing the protein MSRVRGAISAIVTDHRSAFAVVAGIVGAVVGLAAVIFNWLIAVWMRATTGAADYSVTGGAPHGWPAWTHILIIAVPVVSALMYGPMIWRWAPTAKGHGIPEVMLAVRRRGGKIPGRVAVVKLVSSALTIGGGGSAGREGPIVQVGASLGSTIASWVRLPTTRVVVLASCGAAGGIAATFHAPLAGAIFALEVILVRFTAETFGYVVISSVMASIVARALQGSAPLVDLNYSVDLASLTDIGWAALVGLIAGLCGLAFSKLLYAMEDWLDWGWERLTAVIAFPQWSRAALMSVVLGIGLFFFPAMYGSGYPIQLEALHGALPIATLLALAVGRMIFTSFTIGMGGSGGVFAPTLFIGAMVGSAIGHLIDPLTDSSIAVFGVIGMGAAFAGAARAPMTAVLIIVEMTDQYSLILPMMLAVVIATGCSRFLTRSTIYTEKLRRRGDILDDPVSHTLLGANPAGALMQPAPATLNPSDTIMRAVSRMREAHAQALPVVDADGVVSGVVSALDIASWREEGVEHDTALEALPLRHVHVVDTDLPSTVMRVLTSSGVEGIPVLHDDGQGAPAHMVGWISGRDLVDRMYRDQRRALDARIESSFGSRWRERHPRRRS; encoded by the coding sequence ATGAGCCGCGTGCGTGGAGCGATCAGTGCAATCGTCACTGATCACCGTTCAGCGTTCGCGGTAGTAGCCGGCATTGTCGGCGCAGTGGTGGGACTGGCAGCCGTCATCTTCAACTGGCTGATCGCCGTGTGGATGCGCGCCACCACCGGCGCTGCGGACTATTCGGTAACAGGCGGAGCACCCCACGGGTGGCCGGCGTGGACACACATCCTGATCATTGCCGTCCCCGTCGTGTCAGCACTCATGTATGGGCCGATGATCTGGCGATGGGCCCCCACGGCCAAAGGACACGGCATCCCTGAGGTCATGCTGGCGGTGCGCCGAAGGGGCGGCAAGATTCCTGGCCGCGTCGCGGTGGTCAAGTTGGTCTCCTCCGCCCTGACAATCGGTGGCGGCGGGTCGGCTGGCCGTGAAGGCCCGATCGTTCAGGTCGGTGCGTCCCTGGGGTCCACGATCGCATCGTGGGTGCGTCTTCCCACCACACGCGTCGTGGTGCTCGCGTCCTGCGGTGCTGCCGGCGGTATTGCCGCCACATTCCATGCTCCGCTGGCTGGTGCGATCTTTGCGCTCGAAGTGATTTTGGTGCGCTTTACCGCAGAGACATTCGGCTACGTCGTCATATCGTCTGTCATGGCATCGATCGTTGCCCGCGCACTTCAGGGGTCAGCGCCCCTGGTTGACCTGAACTACAGCGTGGACCTGGCTTCCTTGACTGACATAGGGTGGGCCGCCCTCGTCGGCCTGATTGCCGGCCTGTGCGGGCTGGCCTTTTCCAAATTGTTGTATGCGATGGAAGACTGGCTCGACTGGGGGTGGGAACGTCTCACGGCAGTTATCGCGTTTCCGCAGTGGTCTCGCGCAGCTCTCATGTCAGTCGTGCTGGGCATTGGCCTGTTTTTCTTCCCCGCCATGTACGGTTCGGGCTACCCGATCCAGCTCGAGGCTCTTCATGGCGCACTGCCCATCGCCACGCTGCTTGCGCTGGCTGTGGGTCGCATGATTTTCACGTCCTTCACGATCGGAATGGGCGGTTCGGGCGGCGTGTTCGCTCCGACGCTGTTCATTGGTGCAATGGTCGGCAGCGCGATCGGACATCTGATTGATCCGCTCACTGATTCGTCCATAGCGGTGTTCGGAGTAATCGGCATGGGTGCTGCCTTTGCTGGGGCTGCGCGTGCACCCATGACAGCGGTTCTGATCATCGTGGAGATGACGGACCAGTACTCGCTGATTCTTCCCATGATGCTGGCCGTCGTGATCGCAACAGGATGCTCACGGTTCCTGACACGCTCCACGATCTACACGGAAAAGCTGCGCAGGCGTGGCGATATCCTCGATGATCCCGTGTCCCACACTTTGCTGGGTGCCAACCCGGCCGGGGCGCTCATGCAGCCAGCTCCTGCCACTCTTAACCCATCAGACACCATCATGCGCGCGGTGTCCCGAATGCGCGAAGCGCACGCCCAGGCACTCCCCGTGGTCGATGCGGACGGCGTGGTGTCCGGTGTTGTCAGCGCCCTGGATATTGCCTCCTGGCGTGAAGAAGGGGTCGAGCATGACACCGCGTTGGAAGCTCTGCCGTTGCGACATGTGCACGTGGTTGACACGGATCTGCCGTCCACGGTCATGCGCGTGCTGACATCCAGTGGCGTCGAGGGGATTCCCGTCTTGCATGACGACGGGCAGGGTGCGCCCGCCCACATGGTCGGCTGGATCAGCGGGCGCGACCTGGTTGACCGTATGTATCGCGATCAACGGCGAGCGCTCGACGCACGTATCGAATCCTCTTTCGGTTCGCGGTGGCGTGAGCGTCATCCTCGTCGTCGTAGCTAG
- the treZ gene encoding malto-oligosyltrehalose trehalohydrolase yields the protein MTRVWAPDAQSVDLVLADAQRPMSRAAGGWWDGPDLPDGTDYGFSLDGSDPLPDPRSFYQPYGVDGLSRSWDPSRHHWVASPGTSVLGNVIYELHVGTFTAEGTLISAIERLDHLRDLGVTTVELMPLAQFSGEFGWGYDGVDLFAVHRAYGGPDALVEFVNAAHERGLNVCIDVVLNHLGVWGNYLSMFAPYFHPTATGPWGPVLDLNGPEQRAYLIDVCRHWLITMHADALRLDAVHAIHDETDRHLLAELSQCVAQWSHDEGRPMTLIAESDLNQPSMVMPTSEGGMGMDAQWADDIHHALHVALTGEIDGYYGDFADTHALATVLENVFYHDGRYSTFRHQNWGAPVPATLDRRKFVVFSQDHDQVGNRAQGDRPSQVLSDAQLAASEAIILLSPFTPMLFMGEEWGTRTPFRFFADQEDDERAQLVREGRQKEFSEHGWSGDVPDPTSRTTVDHCVLDWSEPRDGRCRRMLEWARSMIHVRATAPGVRDGVCQRVTHEGDIVRMINGAVAVEADMNGDALPAADSHDWPRENGGHIGSLLASFPDQKGAAVRVWQWVGVPD from the coding sequence GTGACGCGGGTGTGGGCGCCGGATGCTCAGAGCGTCGACCTTGTCCTGGCCGACGCGCAGCGCCCCATGAGCCGCGCCGCTGGCGGCTGGTGGGACGGCCCTGATCTGCCCGATGGGACAGATTACGGTTTCAGCCTCGATGGCTCTGACCCGCTGCCTGATCCGCGATCCTTCTACCAGCCTTACGGGGTTGATGGTCTGTCACGCAGTTGGGATCCTTCACGACATCACTGGGTCGCATCGCCCGGCACGTCCGTCCTGGGCAACGTCATCTATGAACTCCACGTCGGTACGTTCACTGCTGAAGGCACCCTGATCAGTGCCATCGAACGCCTCGACCACCTGCGTGACCTGGGGGTGACCACAGTTGAGCTCATGCCGCTGGCACAATTCAGCGGAGAGTTCGGATGGGGGTATGACGGCGTGGATCTTTTCGCCGTTCACCGAGCCTACGGCGGTCCGGATGCCCTCGTCGAATTTGTCAACGCTGCCCATGAACGCGGCCTGAATGTGTGCATCGACGTCGTCCTCAACCACCTCGGTGTGTGGGGCAACTACCTGTCGATGTTCGCACCGTACTTCCACCCCACTGCGACCGGACCGTGGGGGCCTGTGCTGGACTTGAACGGTCCCGAACAGCGCGCCTACCTTATTGACGTGTGTCGCCATTGGCTGATCACCATGCATGCCGATGCGCTGCGTCTGGATGCGGTTCACGCCATTCACGACGAGACGGATCGACACCTGCTGGCAGAACTATCACAGTGCGTGGCCCAGTGGTCGCACGACGAGGGGCGCCCGATGACGCTCATTGCCGAATCTGACCTCAACCAGCCTTCGATGGTGATGCCCACCAGTGAGGGCGGTATGGGGATGGACGCTCAGTGGGCTGATGACATCCACCACGCCCTGCACGTGGCGCTCACGGGCGAAATTGACGGGTACTACGGTGATTTTGCCGATACGCACGCGTTGGCAACCGTGCTGGAAAATGTCTTCTACCATGATGGTCGCTACTCGACGTTCCGCCACCAAAACTGGGGTGCACCCGTTCCTGCCACTCTGGATCGGCGCAAATTCGTCGTCTTTTCCCAAGATCACGACCAGGTTGGCAACCGCGCTCAAGGCGACCGCCCCAGCCAGGTGCTCTCCGACGCACAACTGGCCGCCTCTGAAGCAATCATCCTGCTCAGCCCCTTTACCCCCATGCTGTTCATGGGTGAGGAATGGGGCACGCGCACACCGTTCCGATTCTTTGCCGACCAGGAAGACGACGAGCGCGCCCAACTCGTGCGCGAGGGCCGTCAAAAAGAATTCAGTGAGCACGGTTGGAGCGGAGACGTTCCCGACCCAACCTCGCGCACGACTGTCGACCATTGCGTGCTGGACTGGAGTGAGCCGCGCGACGGCAGATGCCGACGCATGCTCGAGTGGGCACGTTCGATGATTCATGTGCGCGCCACGGCGCCCGGCGTGCGTGACGGTGTCTGTCAACGCGTCACTCACGAGGGTGACATTGTGCGCATGATCAATGGTGCTGTCGCGGTCGAGGCCGATATGAACGGTGACGCACTTCCGGCTGCAGACAGTCACGATTGGCCGCGTGAAAACGGTGGGCATATTGGTTCCCTGCTGGCATCCTTCCCTGATCAGAAGGGCGCCGCCGTGCGGGTCTGGCAATGGGTCGGCGTGCCTGACTGA
- the dxs gene encoding 1-deoxy-D-xylulose-5-phosphate synthase — MVLPDSADELPILSHIDGPDDVQHLTTSQAVDLADEIRRYLIASVSRTGGHMGPNLGVVELTIALHRIFNSPTDSMIFDTGHQAYVHKLLTGRKDFSHLREAGGLSGYPSRAESEHDIVENSHASTALSWADGISREKTRTGNTSWTVAVIGDGALTGGMAWEALNNIAEQPHRNIVIVVNDNGRSYAPTIGGMAHHLDALRTSEQYERALSWTKKTLLGMGEPGRAAFEALHGLKVGIKDVLAPQVMFEDLGLKYLGPIDGHDIVAMETALTRARSLHQAVIVHAITQKGRGYRPAEKDIADRFHAVGKIHPETGLPIKPARFGWTSVFADEIVKIAREREDVVGITAAMKLPVGLGPLSDEFPDRVIDVGISEQHAVTSAAGMAFMGAHPVVALYATFLNRAFDQVLMDVALHHAGVTFILDRAGITGADGPSHNGMWDIALLSIVPGLQIATPRDEETLRAALRRANDIADAPTVVRYPKGPLPQPIPALRSVGPVDIVHEGGDGETKILIVALGAMVAQAIDASKQLASDATVCVAAPTWIQPVPDELVAMSRDYDLVVTVEDGVVRGGFGWALSQDTDVPVIPMGIPDEFLAHDSRAHIQHEIGLDAAGIVRSVRDYLKASNRH, encoded by the coding sequence ATGGTTCTTCCAGACAGTGCCGACGAGTTGCCGATTTTGTCGCATATCGACGGGCCTGACGACGTCCAGCATCTGACCACGTCGCAGGCCGTTGACTTGGCTGACGAAATCAGGCGTTACCTCATTGCGTCCGTGTCACGTACGGGCGGGCATATGGGACCCAACCTGGGTGTGGTGGAGCTGACGATTGCGCTGCACCGCATCTTCAACTCACCTACCGACTCGATGATCTTCGACACAGGTCACCAGGCCTACGTCCATAAGCTCCTGACAGGGCGCAAAGACTTTTCACATCTGCGCGAGGCGGGGGGACTGTCCGGATACCCCTCGCGCGCCGAATCAGAGCACGACATCGTGGAAAATTCCCACGCCTCGACAGCGCTGTCGTGGGCTGACGGCATTTCGCGCGAAAAGACACGCACCGGGAATACATCCTGGACAGTGGCAGTCATCGGAGACGGGGCGCTCACCGGCGGTATGGCATGGGAAGCACTGAACAACATCGCTGAGCAACCTCACCGCAACATCGTCATCGTGGTGAACGACAATGGCCGCTCCTATGCTCCTACCATTGGCGGTATGGCGCACCATCTGGATGCGCTGCGCACCTCGGAGCAATATGAGCGCGCCTTGTCATGGACGAAGAAAACACTGCTGGGAATGGGGGAGCCTGGGCGTGCTGCCTTCGAAGCGCTGCACGGACTGAAAGTGGGAATCAAGGACGTGTTGGCGCCACAGGTCATGTTCGAGGATCTGGGGCTGAAGTATCTGGGACCGATTGACGGGCATGACATCGTTGCGATGGAAACCGCGTTGACGCGGGCGCGCAGCCTGCACCAGGCCGTCATTGTCCACGCCATCACGCAGAAGGGGCGCGGATACCGACCGGCGGAAAAAGACATCGCAGACCGCTTCCATGCGGTCGGCAAAATCCACCCGGAAACGGGCCTGCCGATCAAACCCGCGCGCTTTGGGTGGACCAGCGTCTTTGCCGACGAAATCGTGAAGATCGCCCGCGAACGTGAAGATGTTGTCGGCATTACTGCAGCGATGAAACTGCCGGTGGGACTGGGCCCGCTGTCAGATGAATTCCCCGACCGCGTCATCGACGTCGGCATTTCTGAACAGCATGCCGTCACCAGCGCAGCCGGGATGGCCTTCATGGGTGCACACCCCGTTGTCGCGTTGTACGCCACGTTCCTGAACCGCGCGTTCGACCAGGTCCTCATGGACGTGGCGCTGCACCATGCGGGCGTGACCTTCATCCTTGACCGTGCCGGCATCACCGGAGCGGATGGGCCCTCGCACAACGGCATGTGGGATATCGCATTGTTGTCGATCGTGCCGGGACTGCAGATAGCGACCCCTCGTGACGAGGAAACTCTGCGGGCAGCGCTGCGTCGCGCCAATGACATTGCTGATGCTCCCACCGTAGTGCGTTACCCGAAAGGCCCGCTGCCGCAGCCGATCCCTGCGCTGCGCAGCGTCGGCCCGGTCGACATTGTGCACGAGGGAGGCGACGGGGAAACGAAAATCCTGATCGTCGCCCTGGGCGCCATGGTCGCCCAGGCGATTGACGCCTCGAAGCAATTGGCCTCAGATGCGACGGTATGCGTTGCTGCCCCGACGTGGATTCAGCCCGTACCCGATGAACTGGTGGCGATGAGCCGCGACTATGACCTGGTTGTCACCGTGGAAGACGGCGTCGTGCGAGGAGGCTTCGGATGGGCACTGTCGCAGGACACAGATGTGCCGGTGATTCCGATGGGGATTCCCGATGAGTTCCTCGCGCACGACTCGCGCGCTCACATTCAGCACGAGATCGGCCTGGACGCTGCCGGCATCGTGCGTAGCGTGCGCGACTACCTCAAAGCGTCGAACAGACACTGA
- a CDS encoding HRDC domain-containing protein, with the protein MLVDNPGGLPRGNTDDPPTVSRLRDGVPSVIDATDALEGVAAELGASTQPVALDVERAHGFRYTTNAYLVQIRREDVGTYLIDTHALPDLSALAPALDATWILHDASQDLTNLRDLNLHTTDLFDTEVAARLIGLQRFGLAAVCEQVLGFSLAKDHQASDWSVRPLPTDWLRYAALDVEFLTELYRRLSITLHDMDRWEWAQEEFAHVLHAPAPTPKTHHWRGIKGLGKLRSRRALAVARELWLTREEIARDKDLERTRVVRNSDLLKAAQRPPTNRRQLRSLDSFRSPITRPYTTDFLDAIERARRMPEDQLPPKRVTHPAGTIPEARLWQRLDEHAHERLLAVREAVAGVAEQLGLAPEVVLEPRVQRFVCWAPLKPLTPEALDQRLDEGGARAWQRELVSQCLFDALR; encoded by the coding sequence ATGCTCGTTGATAATCCCGGCGGTCTGCCGCGCGGGAACACGGACGATCCCCCCACTGTCAGCCGTTTGCGCGACGGCGTTCCCTCAGTCATTGACGCTACAGACGCCCTTGAGGGGGTTGCCGCTGAGTTGGGAGCCTCCACCCAGCCGGTCGCCCTCGATGTGGAACGTGCCCATGGCTTCCGCTATACGACGAACGCCTACCTAGTGCAGATCCGGCGCGAAGATGTCGGAACGTACCTGATTGATACGCATGCGCTGCCTGACCTGTCAGCCCTGGCACCGGCACTGGATGCCACGTGGATCCTGCACGACGCCAGCCAGGATCTGACCAATCTGCGTGACCTGAACCTGCACACCACTGACCTGTTTGACACCGAAGTTGCGGCACGCCTCATCGGATTGCAACGTTTCGGTCTGGCAGCCGTGTGCGAACAGGTACTGGGATTTTCATTAGCCAAGGACCATCAGGCATCCGACTGGTCGGTGCGACCGCTGCCCACCGACTGGCTGCGCTATGCCGCACTGGACGTGGAATTTCTGACAGAACTGTACCGGCGGCTCTCGATCACGCTGCACGACATGGATCGCTGGGAGTGGGCACAGGAGGAATTCGCCCACGTGCTGCACGCCCCTGCTCCGACTCCGAAGACGCATCACTGGCGCGGTATCAAAGGCCTGGGCAAACTGCGCTCCCGCCGAGCGCTGGCCGTTGCCCGCGAACTGTGGCTCACGCGTGAAGAGATCGCCCGCGACAAAGACCTGGAACGCACGCGCGTCGTCCGCAATTCTGACCTGCTGAAAGCCGCTCAGCGCCCACCGACCAATCGTCGCCAGCTGCGCTCACTGGATTCCTTCCGCTCTCCCATCACCCGTCCATATACGACGGACTTCCTCGATGCGATTGAACGCGCCAGGCGCATGCCAGAAGACCAGCTGCCACCCAAACGCGTTACACATCCTGCCGGCACGATTCCGGAAGCGCGCCTGTGGCAGCGTCTCGACGAACACGCACATGAGCGTCTGCTCGCGGTTCGTGAAGCGGTCGCCGGTGTTGCCGAACAGCTCGGGCTGGCACCCGAAGTTGTCCTGGAGCCGCGCGTGCAGCGTTTCGTGTGCTGGGCTCCCCTCAAGCCGCTCACCCCCGAGGCGCTCGATCAGCGATTGGACGAGGGCGGCGCACGCGCCTGGCAGCGTGAGCTGGTATCTCAGTGTCTGTTCGACGCTTTGAGGTAG